A segment of the Odoribacter splanchnicus DSM 20712 genome:
ATCGGTCCGACCGTCACCTTGTATGAGATCGTACCGGCTCCGGGTGTCAAGATTTCCAAAATCAAAAACCTTGAGGACGACATAGCGCTTAGCCTTTCTGCTTTGGGCATCCGGATCATCGCCCCTATTCCCGGAGCAGGAACGATCGGTATCGAAGTGCCGAACCAAAATCCGGAGGTAGTCTCCATGCGCGGTATCATCGCTTCCAAGAAATTCCAGGAATCCAAATACGCTTTGCCGGTAGCTTTGGGCAGAACCATCTCTAACGAGACGTATACTTTCGATCTGACAAAGATGCCCCACCTTTTGGTTGCCGGAGCTACCGGACAAGGTAAATCGGTCGGATTGAATGCGATCATCACTTCACTGCTTTACAAGAAACACCCGTCCCAACTGAAGTTTGTGATGGTCGATCCTAAAAAAGTAGAGCTCAGTATCTATTCTATCATAGAAAAACATTTCCTGGCCAAATTGCCGGATGAAGAAGAAGCGATCATCACCGAGACCGCTAAAGTAGTCAATACGCTCAACTCCCTGTGTATTGAAATGGACAGCCGTTACGACCTGCTCAAAATGGCACAGGTAAGAAACATTAAAGAATATAATGAAAAATTCATCAAAAGACAACTGAACCCCAATAATGGACATAAATACCTTCCCTATATCGTGGTGGTTGTGGATGAATTCGCCGACCTGATCATGACTGCCGGTAAGGAAGTAGAAACCCCGATCGCCCGGATCGCCCAGCTGGCACGTGCTGTAGGTATTCATATGATCATCGCTACCCAGCGGCCTTCTACGAATATCATCACCGGGGTGATCAAAGCCAACTTCCCGGCCCGAATCGCTTTTAAGGTCGCTTCCATGATCGACTCCCGGACAATCCTGGATTCACCGGGTGCCAACCAGCTGATCGGACGTGGTGATATGCTGATATCGGTAGGTAGTGAGATGACACGGGTGCAATGTGCTTTTGTGGATACTCCCGAAGTAGATGCGATCACCCACCATATTGCCAGCCAACAGTCATATCCGAGTGCTTTTGCCCTACCGGAATATGTACCTGAAAACGAAGGGAACGGCCTCAACGACATCGACCCGGGATCACGCGATCCGTTGTTCGAAGAAGCAGCCCGGCTCGTAGTCAGCACCCAACAGGGTTCCACCTCTTCCATCCAGCGGCGGTTTTCTATCGGCTACAACCGGGCCGGCCGTATCATGGACCAACTCGAGGCAGCCGGCATCGTCGGTCCCTTCGAAGGAAGCAAAGCCCGGCAAGTGTTGATATCCGACGAATATTCACTCGAGCAAATGCTAAAATGAGGCATTTGCTCTTCAACTTCTAATTTTTAATTTTTTACCGATGTTCCTAGAAAAAGTTTACTCCGGCCGAAATCAATGGTATTTCTACATTTTTTCGTTACTGATTATTTTCACTGCAACACAAATCGGCAGTCTTCCCCTGGTGGGATATATGATTATGGAAGACCCTTCCATCTTGCAAGGAGGGGATATATCGGCAGCCACAAGTACGAATACAGGGTTGGCTTTAACCTTACTCAGTTTTGCCGTAGGTTTCTTCACCATCTTATTTTGTGTTAAATATATCCATCATAAAAAAACGGCAGATATCGTAACCGGCCGGCAACGGATAGATTGGGGCAGGATTTTTTTCGGTGCTGCCGTCTGGGGTATTTTATCCCTGATCACCCTGGCCCTCCCTTTCCTTTTCGGAGATACCTCCCATCTGGTATTTCAATTCGAACCGGTTCATTTCCTGATTCTGGTCGTTATCTCGCTACTCCTTTTTCCTTTTCAGACCTCTTTTGAGGAGTTGCTTTTCCGGGGATACCTCATGCAGTGGTCGGCCCTGCTCTTCAAATACCGCTGGGTAGCTGTCGTTATCACGGGTGTCCTGTTCGGCATCCTGCACGGCGCCAACCCCGAAGTCGAAGAATTCGGCATGTGGGTGGCCCTTCCCCAATACATTCTGATGGGATTGATCCTGGGCTTTGTAGCGGTGAAAGACGACGGCATGGAATTATCCCTGGGATTGCATATGGCCAATAATATTATAGCAGCCATCACCATAACCTCCGATTCTTCTACCCTGCAAACCCACGCCCTTTTCAAAGACCTGCATCCGACAGCTTCGCATTTCGACACGCTGACGATGCTTGTCGCCGGTGTGATCTTCATCTGGATTTGCAACCGGAAATATCACTTTTGGGGAAAGATCTGTTTATGGAAAAAGATCCAAAAGGAAAGCAACGAGATGTAAAGTGTTATTTTTTTCTTAAAACTTCGGCATTTCCGTGCTGAGACTTATTTTTAAATTTTCAATTGATTACCTTTGGCAGCATCGCAAACGTTAGATTTTTTTTATATCAATAACTATTTACAAACATGAGAAAATTTACCTGTTTCACCTTGGGCTTACTGTTAGCTTGTGCAGTGACCGTGAATGCCCAGGAACAAAAGAATGATCAGGAAGGTTACAAATTTACGGATATCAAACGCCTTCCGACAACAAGTGTTAAATCGCAGGATCGTGCCGGAACCTGTTGGTCCTGGTCGACTATTTCTTTTTTGGAATCTGAAATCATGCGTATGGGCAAAGATTCGCTCAGCCTGTCTCCGATGTATGTCGTATGGAACACCTATCATGCCAAAGGAGATAAATATGTACGGATGAACGGCCATGTAAACTTCGGACAGGGAGGCGCTTCTGCCGATGTGACCTGGGCAATCCGGAACTACGGTATTGTTCCGTTGTCTTTATACAGCGGCCTGAACTACGGCGAAGAAGTACATGTACACGGCGAATTGGATGCTATCCTGAAAGGTTATCTGGACGCTGTTGTCAGCAATCCTAACAAAAAATTAAGCACTGCGTGGTTAAGAGGTTATGACGGTATACTGAATGCTTATCTGGGCGAAAAACCGGAAAAATTCACCTGGCAAGGAAAAGAATATACTCCGATGACTTTCGCAACAGATGCCTGTGGGCTGAATATGGACGATTATGTCAGCCTGACTTCTTTCACCCACCATCCGTTCTATACTCAATTCGCTCTGGA
Coding sequences within it:
- a CDS encoding FtsK/SpoIIIE family DNA translocase, with product MKKIKHKPVSSKTEKKQVSLLPEFLKEQRTRILLGIALALVSLYILFALIGFFFSGGIDQSLVDGPWGKIITNPEIEVSNPAGKIGAWISDLLINRWFGISSFILCYLLLLCSFRLGSIKVKNFSRRLFIGMCIILWISLFLGFLSESISNLFEVGTGYLFPGGGHGHFVSVWLNSLVGRIGTMLILILTFIAILFFGFERTFYKCVDYIKEQIRRHQEKALAALAEREARAAAAREEAQRQADAQQDPEDEDTTSDSDKENADEEQEDFPHDNDGTFQPEDTDFSSQPERLLAPKETTDQNPEAITLQQGFNRMSASINDFEFSQELSDLSDDRAKSSTDDEEEGDTDLPAGNDQDITLTISNKDQEETVDQNQPTEDYDPTLDLSNYQYPGLELLEEHSSGNPKVTQEELDANKNRIVETLRNYKIEITKIKATIGPTVTLYEIVPAPGVKISKIKNLEDDIALSLSALGIRIIAPIPGAGTIGIEVPNQNPEVVSMRGIIASKKFQESKYALPVALGRTISNETYTFDLTKMPHLLVAGATGQGKSVGLNAIITSLLYKKHPSQLKFVMVDPKKVELSIYSIIEKHFLAKLPDEEEAIITETAKVVNTLNSLCIEMDSRYDLLKMAQVRNIKEYNEKFIKRQLNPNNGHKYLPYIVVVVDEFADLIMTAGKEVETPIARIAQLARAVGIHMIIATQRPSTNIITGVIKANFPARIAFKVASMIDSRTILDSPGANQLIGRGDMLISVGSEMTRVQCAFVDTPEVDAITHHIASQQSYPSAFALPEYVPENEGNGLNDIDPGSRDPLFEEAARLVVSTQQGSTSSIQRRFSIGYNRAGRIMDQLEAAGIVGPFEGSKARQVLISDEYSLEQMLK
- a CDS encoding CPBP family intramembrane glutamic endopeptidase; translation: MFLEKVYSGRNQWYFYIFSLLIIFTATQIGSLPLVGYMIMEDPSILQGGDISAATSTNTGLALTLLSFAVGFFTILFCVKYIHHKKTADIVTGRQRIDWGRIFFGAAVWGILSLITLALPFLFGDTSHLVFQFEPVHFLILVVISLLLFPFQTSFEELLFRGYLMQWSALLFKYRWVAVVITGVLFGILHGANPEVEEFGMWVALPQYILMGLILGFVAVKDDGMELSLGLHMANNIIAAITITSDSSTLQTHALFKDLHPTASHFDTLTMLVAGVIFIWICNRKYHFWGKICLWKKIQKESNEM
- a CDS encoding C1 family peptidase, which encodes MRKFTCFTLGLLLACAVTVNAQEQKNDQEGYKFTDIKRLPTTSVKSQDRAGTCWSWSTISFLESEIMRMGKDSLSLSPMYVVWNTYHAKGDKYVRMNGHVNFGQGGASADVTWAIRNYGIVPLSLYSGLNYGEEVHVHGELDAILKGYLDAVVSNPNKKLSTAWLRGYDGILNAYLGEKPEKFTWQGKEYTPMTFATDACGLNMDDYVSLTSFTHHPFYTQFALEVEDNWIGEMSYNLPLDELMDVLDKAIDKGYTFSWGSDVSEIGFTRDGLAVVPDVNIKEMSDAEIAKWVKMPKTQQQAELLKKPGKEKEITQELRQQEFDNKLTTDDHGMHVIGKAVDQIGNKYFIVKNSWGDYGKYKGYLYASYPFVAYKTTSVMIHKDALPKDLKKKLGIK